Proteins encoded by one window of Acuticoccus sp. MNP-M23:
- the tatB gene encoding Sec-independent protein translocase protein TatB: protein MFDISWTEIMVVAVIAIIVVGPKELPGMLRAFGKTFGQVRRTAREFQSTFNDALREAERQAGIDEVKNDIGKMDPTKDLRKTLDDTKKAFSGKVDDKSAAKPKPKADSDAAEPATAAKPDAATTGETPTSTAAAEMAAAAEPVAVPPVDTTPADDGAADKPRAAAGAEGR, encoded by the coding sequence GTGTTCGATATTTCGTGGACCGAGATCATGGTCGTCGCGGTGATTGCCATCATCGTGGTCGGCCCGAAGGAACTGCCCGGCATGTTGCGGGCGTTCGGCAAGACGTTCGGTCAGGTGCGGCGCACGGCGCGCGAGTTCCAGTCGACCTTCAACGATGCCCTGCGCGAGGCCGAGCGCCAGGCAGGCATCGACGAGGTGAAGAACGACATTGGCAAGATGGATCCCACCAAGGATCTGCGCAAAACGCTCGACGACACGAAAAAGGCGTTTTCCGGCAAGGTGGACGACAAGTCTGCCGCCAAGCCAAAGCCGAAGGCTGACAGCGACGCTGCCGAGCCCGCCACGGCGGCGAAGCCGGATGCCGCCACCACCGGCGAAACGCCGACCAGCACCGCCGCCGCCGAGATGGCAGCGGCCGCAGAGCCGGTTGCCGTTCCGCCTGTCGACACCACACCTGCAGACGATGGCGCGGCCGACAAGCCGCGCGCCG